In a single window of the Pseudobacteriovorax antillogorgiicola genome:
- a CDS encoding dimethylarginine dimethylaminohydrolase family protein, producing the protein MGRHLFGKESLDRHSIQKAATMPMPRGVFFVKPDYFDVDHALNPHMLDADGKPHKISKSLADEQWQALKEVYQGLGLQTKVLAAKQGCPDMVFCANQSFPYLDQQGRPSALMSNMADDTRHAEVESIADSLKNLGFQTSYLPERTPTTLLEGMGDALWVPGKRFICGGYGFRTHASIYESVSRLVDAPILALELKNPKFYHLDTCLSILNETTILACREAFQDSDWQALETVFDQIIMVPLVEADSPGFACNAHCPDGKHVILQQGNPETERLLELAGFTPIPLDTSEFIKSGGSVFCMKQIYF; encoded by the coding sequence ATGGGACGCCACCTTTTCGGTAAAGAATCACTCGATCGCCATTCCATTCAGAAAGCGGCTACGATGCCGATGCCCCGTGGTGTGTTCTTTGTGAAGCCGGACTACTTCGATGTGGACCATGCCTTAAATCCTCATATGCTTGATGCCGATGGCAAGCCTCACAAAATTTCAAAGAGCTTGGCAGATGAGCAATGGCAGGCCCTCAAAGAGGTTTATCAGGGCTTAGGTTTGCAAACCAAGGTACTTGCAGCCAAACAAGGCTGTCCGGACATGGTTTTTTGCGCCAACCAGTCCTTTCCGTACCTAGATCAGCAAGGTCGACCATCTGCTTTGATGAGCAATATGGCAGATGATACCCGCCATGCTGAAGTTGAGTCTATTGCTGATTCTTTAAAAAACCTCGGCTTTCAAACCTCCTACCTACCGGAGCGAACACCAACAACTTTGCTCGAAGGTATGGGAGATGCGCTTTGGGTTCCCGGAAAGCGGTTCATCTGCGGGGGCTATGGCTTTCGAACTCATGCCAGTATCTATGAATCGGTATCGAGGCTTGTTGATGCGCCTATCTTAGCTTTAGAGCTTAAGAATCCAAAGTTCTATCATCTGGACACATGCTTGAGCATATTGAATGAAACCACTATTCTAGCGTGCCGGGAGGCATTTCAAGACTCTGATTGGCAGGCACTAGAAACTGTCTTTGATCAGATCATTATGGTTCCATTGGTGGAGGCAGACTCCCCAGGTTTTGCTTGTAACGCTCACTGCCCCGATGGCAAGCATGTGATTTTGCAGCAAGGTAACCCAGAAACCGAAAGGCTTCTGGAGCTCGCTGGTTTCACTCCTATCCCGCTGGATACCAGTGAGTTCATAAAATCTGGTGGAAGCGTTTTCTGTATGAAGCAGATCTACTTTTAG
- a CDS encoding FxsA family protein has protein sequence MFFRLFLLMTLIPILEIIFLLKIHGHLASFLGGGEALLVTIGSILLTGAIGANLARSQGFQVLRRMQEASARGQIPGEELVDGAMILVGGVLLLTPGYFTDVVGFILMIPVSRNALKGTVKRWLQNQVQRGHVHVAYYSSSPGTTNAPRHQHDPNVIDIDPISDRSDR, from the coding sequence ATGTTCTTTAGACTTTTTCTGTTAATGACGCTAATCCCCATCCTTGAAATAATCTTTCTCCTTAAGATTCACGGTCACTTAGCCAGCTTTCTGGGAGGGGGAGAAGCTCTCCTTGTCACCATAGGTTCGATTCTACTAACGGGCGCTATTGGCGCAAATCTCGCAAGATCTCAGGGCTTTCAGGTTCTCAGGCGCATGCAGGAAGCCTCTGCTCGGGGTCAAATTCCTGGTGAAGAGCTTGTGGACGGCGCCATGATTCTAGTTGGTGGGGTTTTACTCCTCACGCCAGGCTACTTCACCGATGTGGTTGGCTTTATCTTGATGATTCCAGTGTCTCGAAACGCCCTTAAGGGCACTGTGAAGCGTTGGCTGCAAAACCAGGTGCAACGAGGTCATGTTCACGTTGCCTACTACTCATCGTCACCTGGCACCACCAACGCCCCCAGGCATCAGCACGATCCCAATGTCATCGACATCGATCCCATTTCGGATCGATCCGATCGCTAA
- a CDS encoding DMT family transporter has product MLGIIIAIACAFTWSLSVILLKIASNHVHPIVLNLGKNTLGLALLIPTAYLVDGPLPEISTLNLTLLFLSGFFGIGIADAMVLKAMNLLTASKVAILECLFAPFVITLSVIFFGETINFTQGLGVLAIGASLFLVLPKKGSQAKTENSLKGSILMSLGLLTMAGGILIVKPMFEEVPLFWIITIRMVAGVLGSLPPMFLLKHKRAEILQLWGMQRKFLVFIAFFLSAYVSISLWIAGYKYLQASVASVLNQTSTIFTVILAVVVLKEEFTTRKAVAAILATVGVVIISAH; this is encoded by the coding sequence ATGCTTGGCATTATTATCGCAATTGCGTGTGCGTTTACTTGGTCACTTTCGGTTATCTTGCTCAAGATAGCGAGCAATCACGTTCACCCGATCGTACTAAATTTAGGCAAGAATACTCTAGGCTTGGCCCTACTCATTCCCACGGCCTATCTCGTGGATGGCCCCCTGCCTGAGATATCCACCTTGAACCTGACACTCTTATTCCTGTCTGGCTTTTTCGGGATCGGGATCGCAGATGCAATGGTGCTCAAAGCCATGAACCTCCTGACGGCATCCAAAGTTGCTATTTTAGAATGTTTATTCGCCCCCTTCGTCATCACTCTGTCAGTGATTTTCTTCGGTGAAACCATCAACTTCACACAAGGACTTGGCGTTCTGGCTATCGGCGCCTCACTGTTTTTGGTTTTACCTAAAAAAGGCTCACAAGCAAAAACTGAGAACTCGCTAAAAGGCAGTATCTTAATGAGCCTCGGCCTCCTAACCATGGCCGGAGGAATTTTGATCGTGAAACCTATGTTTGAAGAGGTCCCCCTTTTTTGGATAATTACGATTCGTATGGTCGCTGGAGTTTTAGGCTCCCTGCCGCCAATGTTTCTTTTGAAGCATAAGCGCGCGGAGATCCTCCAGCTTTGGGGTATGCAGCGAAAGTTTCTTGTGTTTATCGCATTCTTTCTCAGTGCCTATGTCTCTATTAGTCTTTGGATTGCAGGTTATAAGTACTTGCAAGCTTCCGTAGCATCCGTACTGAACCAAACCTCCACCATTTTCACAGTCATATTGGCTGTAGTTGTCCTAAAAGAGGAGTTCACAACGCGAAAGGCTGTGGCAGCTATTCTGGCAACTGTCGGGGTGGTGATTATCTCAGCCCATTGA
- a CDS encoding CheR family methyltransferase, with protein sequence MDINESVLESFSKFIFDRIGIVYTQVNYYQLETRLENAMSHFGFASIDELQRKALILKDDAVIRYILDIATNNETSFFRDAKVFHAIIKEAIKPLAAEPGHKIRIWSAACSTGQEPYSLAMELENLRTIYPQLNYEIFATDFSKRVLDKAQSGLYTQLEVQRGLSSINLVKYFKQSEQSDPTGPLWEISDNIRNRVKFSHFNLLESWNLSGKFDLILCRNVLIYQTPEMKKDILKKLNQYMKPESYLVLGCAESITGLQDMYEPVQFETARFFKKVSNEGEEKKAS encoded by the coding sequence ATGGATATTAACGAATCAGTCTTAGAGTCCTTCTCTAAGTTTATATTCGATAGAATCGGCATTGTTTATACCCAAGTCAATTACTATCAGTTAGAAACACGACTTGAAAATGCGATGTCTCACTTTGGTTTTGCTTCAATTGATGAGTTGCAACGAAAAGCGCTGATCTTAAAGGATGATGCCGTCATTCGCTATATACTCGATATCGCAACCAATAACGAAACTTCGTTCTTTCGAGATGCAAAGGTATTTCATGCAATCATCAAAGAAGCCATCAAGCCCCTTGCGGCGGAGCCGGGCCATAAAATCCGAATTTGGTCGGCTGCTTGTTCCACTGGCCAAGAGCCCTACTCTTTGGCTATGGAGTTAGAAAACCTAAGGACCATCTACCCACAATTAAACTATGAAATATTCGCCACAGACTTTTCGAAACGAGTCCTCGATAAGGCTCAGTCTGGCCTTTACACGCAGCTTGAGGTGCAACGGGGCCTTAGCTCAATCAATCTGGTAAAGTACTTTAAGCAATCGGAACAATCCGACCCAACAGGCCCTCTGTGGGAGATTTCCGATAACATTAGAAATCGAGTGAAGTTCTCTCACTTCAACTTACTTGAATCGTGGAACTTATCAGGGAAGTTTGATCTTATCCTGTGTCGTAACGTGCTGATCTATCAGACTCCAGAGATGAAGAAAGATATTTTAAAAAAGCTCAACCAGTATATGAAACCAGAGAGTTATCTGGTGCTAGGCTGCGCTGAGTCCATTACCGGACTCCAAGACATGTACGAACCGGTCCAATTCGAAACCGCACGTTTTTTTAAGAAGGTTTCCAATGAAGGTGAAGAGAAAAAAGCCTCTTAG